ACGATCCTGATCACTTCCTCCCCCACACCGGTTGAAGTAGCTGCGCCAATTTCATTATCAACGTACAAACCCGCGCCGATTATGGGCGAATCCCCTACCCGGCCATGCATTTTAAAAGCCATGCCACTGGTTGTACAGGCGCCGCTGAAATTGCCGCTGGCATCCATGGCAATCATGCCAATGGTATCGTGGTTATTGGGACCACCGGGCATACTTGAATCGTTTGCGGCTTTATGCAATTTGTTTTCGATATTTATAACCGGCTCGTATTTGGAGTTTTTTAACCATTCCTTCCAGGCTTTTTCACTTTCAGGCGTCAGGAGGTTCTCTTTTTGAAACCCATTCGCCAGGGCGAATTGCAACGCGCCATCACCCACCAATACTACGTGCGGCGTTTTTTCCATAACCAGTCGTGCAACCGAGATGGGGTGCATGATATGCTCCAGGCACATCACCGATCCACAGTTGTATCGCTCATCCATAATACAGGCATCGAGGGTAACCCGGCCATCCCGGTCGGGCAATCCACCATACCCTACCGATTGGTTATTGGGATCGGCTTCGGGGATCTTTACGCCCGCTTCTACTGCATCCAGGGCGCGACCTCCCTTGCCCAGCACCGTCCAGGCTTCGGCATTGGCAGCCTTGCCAAAATCCCAGGTGGAGATAACGATGGGTTCATTTTTAATGGCTGGATAATCTACTTCTGCAGATTGGGCCAATATTCGTTTGCCTGAAAAAAAGCCTAAAGAACCAAGTAATGATCTGTGTAAAAATTTCCTGCGCGTTGACATAATAGCAATTTAAAATGTGACTCAATGCGACTATACGCCGCTTTATACTGAGTTTCGATAGTGCTAATTCAGTATTTTTAGAAATCTAAATTAAGAGCTAATCATGAGAAAATTATTTCTTTTCATTACTGCCTTATTCTTTTTACTTTCTGCGAACGCGCAAAACGAACAGGATTCTGCCTGGTTGCGCGATAACTATACCAAGAAAGAAGTGATGATCCCCATGCGGGATGGCGTTAAATTATTTACCTGCCTTTACATTCCAAAAGATGCTACAGAAAAGCATCCGTTTATAATGGGCCGTACACCGTACTCCTGTAGTCCTTACGGCGAAGATAAATTCAATCGCAGCCTCTGGATCAGCCACAGACGCTATTACGCAAGAGAGAATTACATCTTCGTTTTCCAGGATGTGCGCGGCCGCTGGGCAAGCGAGGGTACATTCGTTGATGTGCGTCCTTTTAACCCCAATAAAAAAACACCGCAGGATATCGATGAAGCCAGCGATACCTATGATACCATCGACTGGCTGATAAAAAATGTTGAAAACAACAATGGCAATGTAGGTGTGACCGGTATTTCCTATCCTGGTTTTTATTCCACCATGGCTGCATTGAGCGGCCATCCGGCATTGAAGGCGGTAAGCCCGCAGGCGCCGGTTACCGATTGGTTTCAGGGAGATGACTTCCATCACAATGGTGTATTTTTCGTGATGGATGGCTGGGCATTTTACAGCAGTGGTTTTGGTTATCCACGCCCCACCCCTACCAAAGTAGCGCCCCGGCAAAACATCAATATCCCGGATAACGACAACTATGAATCATACCTGCGTATCGGCGCTTTAAAGAATTTTATGACGCTCACCGGCGATAGCCTTACTTTCTGGAAAGACCTGTATGCGCATCCCAATTACGATGATTGGTGGAAGGCCCGCAACGTGCGGAATTTTGCCAACAATGTACCTAATGGTACCGCTACCATGATCGTTGGTGGTTTGTTTGATGCGGAGGATTGTTTTGGCGCGTGGAGAACCTATGAAGCTATTGAGAAAAAAGCCAAAAACACCAACCGGTTGGTGATGGGCCCCTGGTTTCATGGCCAATGGGCATCACTCGATGGCACGCATTTAGGCAATGTTCGTTTTGGGGCTAATACCAGTACCTGGTACCAGAACAATGTAGAGATCCCCTTCTTTAATTATTACCTGAAAGGCAAAGGCGATATTTCAAAACTGGCAGAGGCAACCATCTTCTTCAGTGGCGCCAATGAATGGAAACAATTCGAGACTTGGCCTCCTGCCAATAAAAAAGATGAACGTATTTACCTGCAGGCCGATGGCAAACTGGGTTGGGAAAAACCAGCTGCTAAAAACAGTTTCTCCGAATATGTGAGCGACCCTGCCCATCCGGTACCTTATACAGAAGACATTCATTTCACCCGCACCCGCGATTACATGACCGATGACCAGCGTTTTGCCAGCCGTCGTACAGATGTACTGAGCTTTCAAACAGACGTTCTGAGTAACGACCTTACCCTGGCTGGCACAGTAGTGGCTGATCTGCTCACCAGCATTTCAACTACCGATGCCGACTTTGTAGTAAAAGTAATTGATGTCTTCCCTGATGATTTTAAATATCCCGGCACAGAAATGACTCAAAGCCGCGATGCCGGCCGTATGGTTCCCATGGGTGGTTACCAGATGCTGGTGCGTGGCGAGATCATGCGTGGCCGTTTTCGCAAAAGCTTTTCTGCGCCCGAAGCATTTAAACCCAATAAAGTGGAAGAAGTAAAATTTGAATTACCTGATGTAGCTCATACTTTTAAAAAAGGTCATCGCCTGATGATCCAGATCCAAAGCAGCTGGTTTCCGCTGGCTGACCGCAACCCGCAAAAATTTGTAAATATTTACGAATGCAATGACAGTGATTTTCAGAAGGCTTCTATAAAGATCTATCATGATGGAACAAACAGTAGTAATATAGTATTGCCTGTGTTGAAATAAATTTAGAGTTGACAGGTTGACGGGTTAACAGGTTCACTTGTTAACCCGTCAACTTTTACTTTTCACCCCATTATCTTTTCCCAATTCAGCCGCCTCACTTCAACAACAATTTGCATAACTACCAATTCCCACGTATATTGCAGCCTCTCAGGTTCAATAGAAACGCAGTGCATAAACTCAACACTTAAAACCAGGCTGCCCCTACAGCTGGGTGTGTATTTCATTTTCATTACAAAATATCCGGTTTTGACACTCTTAAGTGACAAATCGATTTAACATTTTTTACTCATTATGAAAAAAGTTTGGTTCATTGCCACTATGGTCCTGTCCATGCACCTGCATGCCCAGGTAAATATTATTCCCCAACCCGTTGAATTGAAAATGCCTGAAACCGCAGGCTCGTTTACCATTACGGCTAAAACGCCTATTATCCTGGAAGGTTCAGGTCTTGAGAATTCAGCTCAGTTTTTAAATGATTATCTGAAACAGGTGTATGGCTTCACCTTACCCATTACCAAAAAAGCAGGCAAAGTACCAGGCATTGTTTTGAATTACGACAAGATAGAATACCCTATTGCCGGCGCTTATAATATGGAAGTAAACGCCAAAGGCGTATATATTGGCGGCGATAATGAAAACGGTACGTTTTATGGCGTACAAACCCTGCTGCAGTTATTGCCAACTGAAAAAACTACTTCCTTCGCAGTACCATATCTCAGCATAAAAGATTATCCCCGCTTTCAATACCGTGGTTTGCACCTGGATGTAAGCCGTCACTTCTTCCCCATTCCTTTTGTAAAACGTTATATTGATTATATCGCCCTGCATAAAATGAATTACTTCCACTGGCATTTAACTGATGACCAGGGCTGGCGCATTGAAATAAAAAAATATCCCAACTTAACTAAAGCCGGCGCCTGGCGCAATGGCACTATCATAGGACATCACCCCGGCACCGGTAACGACAGCATTCATTATGGCGGTTTCTATACCCAAAAAGAAGTAAAGGAGATAGTAGCTTATGCTGCCAAACGCTATATCACCGTGCTGCCTGAAATTGAAATGCCCGGTCACGCATCTGCAGCATTAACTGCTTATCCGTATTTAGGTTGCACCGGCGGCCCCTACCAGGTTCAACAAACCTGGGGCGTGTTCAACGATGTATTCTGCGCCGGTAACGACAGTGTGTTCACGTTTTTACAGAATGTGCTGGATGAAGTGCTTCCTTTATTCCCCGCCAAATATGTACACATTGGCGGCGATGAATGCCCCAAGGAAAGCTGGAAGAAATGCCCCAAATGCCAGAAGAGAATTGCCGACAATCATTTGAAAGACGAGCATGAACTGCAAAGCTATTTTGTACAACGCATGGAAAAATACATCAACAGCAAAGGTAAAACCATGATAGGCTGGGATGAGATCCTGGAAGGCGGTCTGGCCCCCAATGCCGTTGTAATGAGCTGGCGTGGTGAACAGGGCGGCATCGATGCTGCCAAACAAAACCACGATGTTATTATGACGCCCGGTGGTTATTGCTACCTCGATCATGCCCAGGCAAAAAATGAAGATTCATTAACTATTGGCGGCTATTTGCCTGTTAAACAAACCTACAGTTACGAACCAATTCCAAAAGATTTCACCGATGAACAGGCCAAACACATACTGGGTGCGCAGGGTAACTTATGGACAGAATACGTACCTAATACCAAAAAGGTAGAATACATGATCTTCCCCCGCGTAAGCGCCCTGAGTGAAGTACTGTGGAGCCCTGCCGCCAAACGCAACTGGAGTGATTTTGAAACCCGTTTGCAAACGCAATTCAAACGGTACACTTTATGGGGAACCAATTATAACAAAACGCTTGAATAAGGCTTAACGCGGAAGGCATAACGCAGAACGCACAAGGCAGAAAGCATAAGATTGAAGGGAAAGTCGAACATACGTGAATTAGCATTAAGCCTTAAGTGTTCAGCATTCAGCATATCAAACGTTTGCTTTGTTTTTCTACCCGAAATAAACCGCATTTCCCAATGAATACTGGAAATAGCTTTAATTTAGCGCAACTATAAAAACCGATTATTTATGAGCATGGTTGATTCGTTTGAGAAGATACCTGTACGTATTTACCCCGACTTAAAAGAAGGTTCAAAATTCGCAGCCAGAGAAATTGCTGATCTCATTCGCAGCAAACAGGCTGCCGGCCAGTCCTGTGTACTAGGTTTGGCAACCGGTTCAACCCCCCGGTCAACCTACGCCGAACTGGTGCGCATGCACAAAGAAGATGGCCTGAGCTTTAAGAACGTGATCACTTTTAACCTGGATGAATATTATCCAATAGACAACGATGCCCTGCAAAGCTATAACCGCTTTATGCATGTGCACCTGTTCGATCATATTGATATTGACCCAAAAAACATTCATATTCCCAGCGGTGAAATTCCCAAAGAAGAAGTGAAGAAGTATTGCCTGGAATATGAACGCATGATAGAAGATGCCGGCGGTATAGACATGCAGATACTGGGTATTGGCAACAATGGACACATTGGTTTTAACGAACCCGGTTCCAGCATCCTTTCCCGCACCCGCCTCATCACGCTTGACAACTCAACCCGGATTGCCAATTCGCATGAATTTGCCAATATCTCCGAAATGCCGCGACTGGCCATCACCATGGGCATCAGCACCATTATGAAATCCAGGCGCATTTTACTGATGGCCTGGGGCCCGGCAAAAACAGCCGTTGTACAAAAAGCGGTTGAGGATAATGTTACGGAACAGATCCCTGCTTCTTTATTACAACAGCACAACGATAGTTTGTTCATCCTGGATGAAATTGCCGCTGCTGACCTCACCCGCTTCAGATCGCCCTGGCTCACCGGTGATATCGACTGGACGCCCAAGATGGTGCGCAAGGCGGTGGTGAACATGTCGCTGAAAGTAAACAAACCTTTGTTGAGTTTAACCAATAATGATTACCGTGATAATGGTTTGGGCGATCTGCTGGTTGAAAAAGGCGATGCCTACGAGATCAACCTGCAGGTATATTACATGCTGCGTGACAGCATCACCGGCTGGCCCGGCGGTAAACCCGACTTACATTTACCAAACCATCCGGAACGCACCAGGCCCTATCCCAAGCGTTGCGTTATCTTCAGCCCCCACCCCGATGATGACATCATCTCCATGGGCGGTACCTTCCAGCGCCTGCACGATCAGGGGCACGATGTACACGTTGCCTACCAAACCTCCGGCAACATTGCCGTTACCGATGAGTTTGTAACCCGGTTTATGGATTTTGCCGTGGGTTTTGAAGATATGTTCGGAGTTGACAGCAAAAAATCGAAAGAGATCCTGGAACAGGCCCGTCAATACCTCCGGTTCAAGAAATCGAACCAGATAGACACCCCGGAAATCAGGTCGGTAAAAGGCTTAATACGCCGTTGTGAGGCCAAGGCCACCTGCCGGTATGTTGGCATTAAAGACGCCAATATCCACTTCCAGAACCTGCCTTTTTACGAAACAGGCACCATTGAAAAGAAGCCAATGGGCGAAGAGGATGTGAAACTGACCATGGAGCTGCTGCGCCAGATAAAACCTCACCAGATTTATTGCGCCGGCGACCTGGCCGACCCGCATGGCACCCATAAGGTTTGTCTGGACATCGTATTTGAATCCCTGCGCCGCATAAAAGAAGCGGGTGACGAATGGATCAAAGATTGCTGGGTTTGGTTGTACAAAGGCGCCTGGCAGGAATGGGACCTGAGTGAAATTGAAA
The Niastella koreensis GR20-10 genome window above contains:
- the nagB gene encoding glucosamine-6-phosphate deaminase, with the translated sequence MSMVDSFEKIPVRIYPDLKEGSKFAAREIADLIRSKQAAGQSCVLGLATGSTPRSTYAELVRMHKEDGLSFKNVITFNLDEYYPIDNDALQSYNRFMHVHLFDHIDIDPKNIHIPSGEIPKEEVKKYCLEYERMIEDAGGIDMQILGIGNNGHIGFNEPGSSILSRTRLITLDNSTRIANSHEFANISEMPRLAITMGISTIMKSRRILLMAWGPAKTAVVQKAVEDNVTEQIPASLLQQHNDSLFILDEIAAADLTRFRSPWLTGDIDWTPKMVRKAVVNMSLKVNKPLLSLTNNDYRDNGLGDLLVEKGDAYEINLQVYYMLRDSITGWPGGKPDLHLPNHPERTRPYPKRCVIFSPHPDDDIISMGGTFQRLHDQGHDVHVAYQTSGNIAVTDEFVTRFMDFAVGFEDMFGVDSKKSKEILEQARQYLRFKKSNQIDTPEIRSVKGLIRRCEAKATCRYVGIKDANIHFQNLPFYETGTIEKKPMGEEDVKLTMELLRQIKPHQIYCAGDLADPHGTHKVCLDIVFESLRRIKEAGDEWIKDCWVWLYKGAWQEWDLSEIEMAIPMSPDQVLKKRFGIFIHQSQKDSVPFQGSDSREFWQRAEDRNANTANLYAQLGLTKYAAMEAFVRWHF
- a CDS encoding beta-N-acetylhexosaminidase gives rise to the protein MKKVWFIATMVLSMHLHAQVNIIPQPVELKMPETAGSFTITAKTPIILEGSGLENSAQFLNDYLKQVYGFTLPITKKAGKVPGIVLNYDKIEYPIAGAYNMEVNAKGVYIGGDNENGTFYGVQTLLQLLPTEKTTSFAVPYLSIKDYPRFQYRGLHLDVSRHFFPIPFVKRYIDYIALHKMNYFHWHLTDDQGWRIEIKKYPNLTKAGAWRNGTIIGHHPGTGNDSIHYGGFYTQKEVKEIVAYAAKRYITVLPEIEMPGHASAALTAYPYLGCTGGPYQVQQTWGVFNDVFCAGNDSVFTFLQNVLDEVLPLFPAKYVHIGGDECPKESWKKCPKCQKRIADNHLKDEHELQSYFVQRMEKYINSKGKTMIGWDEILEGGLAPNAVVMSWRGEQGGIDAAKQNHDVIMTPGGYCYLDHAQAKNEDSLTIGGYLPVKQTYSYEPIPKDFTDEQAKHILGAQGNLWTEYVPNTKKVEYMIFPRVSALSEVLWSPAAKRNWSDFETRLQTQFKRYTLWGTNYNKTLE
- a CDS encoding CocE/NonD family hydrolase; amino-acid sequence: MRKLFLFITALFFLLSANAQNEQDSAWLRDNYTKKEVMIPMRDGVKLFTCLYIPKDATEKHPFIMGRTPYSCSPYGEDKFNRSLWISHRRYYARENYIFVFQDVRGRWASEGTFVDVRPFNPNKKTPQDIDEASDTYDTIDWLIKNVENNNGNVGVTGISYPGFYSTMAALSGHPALKAVSPQAPVTDWFQGDDFHHNGVFFVMDGWAFYSSGFGYPRPTPTKVAPRQNINIPDNDNYESYLRIGALKNFMTLTGDSLTFWKDLYAHPNYDDWWKARNVRNFANNVPNGTATMIVGGLFDAEDCFGAWRTYEAIEKKAKNTNRLVMGPWFHGQWASLDGTHLGNVRFGANTSTWYQNNVEIPFFNYYLKGKGDISKLAEATIFFSGANEWKQFETWPPANKKDERIYLQADGKLGWEKPAAKNSFSEYVSDPAHPVPYTEDIHFTRTRDYMTDDQRFASRRTDVLSFQTDVLSNDLTLAGTVVADLLTSISTTDADFVVKVIDVFPDDFKYPGTEMTQSRDAGRMVPMGGYQMLVRGEIMRGRFRKSFSAPEAFKPNKVEEVKFELPDVAHTFKKGHRLMIQIQSSWFPLADRNPQKFVNIYECNDSDFQKASIKIYHDGTNSSNIVLPVLK
- a CDS encoding N(4)-(beta-N-acetylglucosaminyl)-L-asparaginase, with product MSTRRKFLHRSLLGSLGFFSGKRILAQSAEVDYPAIKNEPIVISTWDFGKAANAEAWTVLGKGGRALDAVEAGVKIPEADPNNQSVGYGGLPDRDGRVTLDACIMDERYNCGSVMCLEHIMHPISVARLVMEKTPHVVLVGDGALQFALANGFQKENLLTPESEKAWKEWLKNSKYEPVINIENKLHKAANDSSMPGGPNNHDTIGMIAMDASGNFSGACTTSGMAFKMHGRVGDSPIIGAGLYVDNEIGAATSTGVGEEVIRIVGSHLVVELMRQGLAPEAACKKAVERIVSRGPARAKTLQVGFIAINKKGEYGGYALQKGFTYAVKSGKEEKLVPAKSIY